GTATTGTTACAGTGATGCCGACCGAATGAGAGAAAAGCAATCGAAAAAGCAGCCAGCTGATGGGAAGGTGCAACAAGGGGCGAGTTAATTAACCGGGTCGTAGATAATACCAAGATTCAAATATTAACAGAGTTATAAGTAAGTCAATCTCATATTATAAAAACGACaagtaaaagagaaaagaaaaaaaaatatcaaataacgaaaagcacaaaaaagaaagaaagtttttgaaatacTGAGAATACAAACAGCCTcctaataataaaaaacaccaCTTTGCCTACTACATTATCTGAgtacattattattactattattactattatcattaaCTATGAATAATCACCTGCGAAAAGCATGCAGTGATAGAACCGCAATATTGTTGTTTAAACGATTTCACGGTTAGTTATGGTTTAATTTATATGATACTCTCGCCTATGTGATGTACGTATTTACATGCACATGCACACGTTCTAGTTCTGCGTGATAATAATCCAGCAAGACGTTATATTACATTTAAACGGTGAGGTAATTGCAGAATGTAttgttatataatattaaatcgCATGTAACATGTATATTGTTGTAGTTGatcgcgatgaaaaatcaattttccaaaagtcatttcaaataaattcaatttatgcTGTATGATGACAGAAAATATTGAGTATCAACTTCTGTGTCAGCCTTGATCTTCATTAGTGATTACTATTCAAGAACTAATAGCTCTGTTTTGTAATCACAAACTTTTCACCAACCGTTTCAATCTCCATTATTCTCAAAGTATGGAAATCTTTGATTGATTTCGATAAGAttccaatttcaaaaaattttcgcttcAATCCCCTCAACATTGAACTGCCCCAGTTTTGTCGTTGATAAACTCTGATTAACAGAATTTCAATCAGGTTGAGTTCATTCAAtacattcattcatatttGAGCAATGAGTAGCTGTCttcatgaataaataatttccatGTAACGAATAGTTGCatagtttttaatttctacGCGGAACTCCTCAATTACTAACACGTTCTTATCATTATTGTGCTGATTGAGTGGAGTAAGGATTATGGTGTTATACAACAGTAAACACTGAAAATTAGTAAACAGTTTCTcacgtaatgttttttttttttttttttattgcacttTCCCAAAGTACATTTAATCAACATATTCATTAATCATTTACAATATcgtgatggaattttttttcttttttttaagtttaatTTGTATACCATACTAATATGCTATGGTATGGTAATGTGTAAATGCATTGTTTATTACGAAGGATCGCCGTATTTTATAAGCTTTCAATTCTTagcaaatttgaataacaaaaggAACGTTACATTCGCGACTAAGTACGCGCATATAATCGGATTCTCATTTCGTCCTTCGTGGAAGATCGTTGAGTTTTACttcgttgtaaatatatgtatatattataatccGCTGACGTGGGAAAGAAAAcgtgataatgataataataataataatcataattaaGAGCAACAGTTGGAAAGAAGAATTACATTATTTCTCTTGtattaaaattgtttaaaatattgtctAGCCTCTAAAGACCAAAAACCCttatcaaatatttcattattttattcatttttcgttactCTTTTGTCTACTAAATACTACGTAGCTAAcggtaatgaaatttattgctATAACTCTTACGAATTGCTTAATCAATCACTCGGGTCTATATCCGTACTTTCTGTATTACATATGcatatccatatatatatatatacatatatatatatatatatatacatgcatgtatacaAAACGTACCCAAGCATAGGTATATTTCCTTCGTgtcgatttttctttcgtttgtctcttttattttacgttttttcaTACTACTTCACCAGACCTTTCACTTATAATACGTAATATTATAAACATACGCCAGAAATTATTACGTTTGTAGGTCAAACGTTAacttttacgttttttttttcttattatgtGAGTATACAAACTAACCGAGGAACTTTGGCGATATATTAGAGAATgggaatgaaagaaagaaaaataaattggaacCCTAAAGTGTAAGAAAAAGATTCTTTTCACATACGCTCTATAGGACTAATTTTTCGCGTTTAAAAAAGGAACAGGGTGCGTCTCATcgtatacattattatttttaacgtaTCCTGTTTCATCCACGAAATTAAGGCATCCGAACTACTAATGTCTTATTAATTGACGGTCCCTTCGCGGAAGATGGACGATCgcatattattgttatttataatctaaaaatcattttttttttttctttttgaacacatgaataaaataatcgaacaattttattaaatgaaatttagttCATAACTGGGGGAAACGTTTGTCTCAGCTTTCAACATACAGTAAGTATAATTTTGTTagtaaaattctttgaacgACGTGTAATCTTGTTGAGAGAGTCTCTTGTTTCAACGATATGAGAAAACGATAGATCGAATTCTTCTAATTACACGTCTAACAGTACGGAAAATGGCACTCTTTGAACGAGTTTTCTCTGTATTTCGTTTCGCTAATAATTGAGCACAGCCGCTATCACCAACTGCTGCAGATTGCTTACgttctttatatatatatatgtgtgtatacatatatatatatttttttcaataaaaaatacattcatCATAAAATTAGGATAAGAAAAacttattgaatttttcaacatggTACGTATGATTCACGTATGCAATAATCTCATGTTCGTTCTTTACTATTTACCTAATTTGATAAACGAACCTTTACGGTAAAAGGTAAAATCGTTGTTAAATCTGTTGTTAATCGTATACTTGTTGCCAGTTTAACTGtgttacttgttttttttccatttgtaatttatattttatttcatatcattaattatattcaccaatatatatattctcttGCTGGCCTAGATTTGAAGAAGAGAGTATTAGATCGTAACTTCAGGGGAACAAGAAAACCGGTCGCTAATAAATTTGTCAAACTGACGGTTTATAACTcctattataaaaattattcactatACGTACAAGTTTGCGTAGTTTAAAAAAGAGTTAATTCCTTCTATTTatagtattatatatattattatagcaCCATAAATGTATCATATTGTGTTGTTTGCAGATGATCGACCAGTTTTTCCACcttataaacaattttttaatatgcATATTATCGTGGTAGATAGATATCGAAAaagaaagattgaaaattgctagttattttctttcatctttatctctaagaaaaagaaaaccatctctatatattgaatttaaagttgtcttccttcctttctttttgCTCGAATGCGGAAGAAACATTTCATACACCCGGAAACGTGTTTTATAGTGATGATAAAAGgtgataatataatattaacagTCAACCTTGTATCGCATCTCCTTTTTTGTTCTGTGGATATACAACATTGTGTGatctacgtatgtatatatttctaATGGAATGGTATATTTTGTACGTTGAGATAGACGGCAATATGTACTTGTTAcaaaatagaaatttcatctttttcgTCGGTGACAAAagcgggaaaaaaaataatatcctAGCGAAATTTTTACTTAGCGGGAATGCATTCAAAGTAACGAATTATAGTACGTGTAAGCAAACGTAACATGTATGCGAAcatttatcctttttttttttttcgtgttgGAACTCTGGAATTGCTATCAACGCGCATAATAAGTGTAAAATACATTGTGGGTTATCAATTACCTTAATTTAATTACTCGTTATTTATACTAGAATTAATTTTAGAATCGACCAACGtacatatttcgaaaaacgctttttttttcaatctatatGCCCAACTAACCGACGTCACCGGTACTCTGCTAAAccattttataatttatctaCGCTATTTCATGCtccctttcttccttctttctccatttctctatttatacattattaaaCCTGCTCACCCCTATATTTTTGTAAGAGTGATTTGCGCGTCGCAGCTTCgtttatgaatatatatataaaccgAAAAATACGTCGCATCATTAAAATCAGATTGTTCCTAACAAATGGAACGCATATTTTATTACTGAATTGaatcttgaaaataatcaatactGAATAATTTGGCAAGTTGATGAGAAATACGAATTTGTAAACTTACGAGTAGGAGTTAAAACTTTGATATCTCATAATTTCATCGCAAGTCATTCTATGAACAGCGCATcattaaagttttttttgcaTATCAACTTGCTGGCAAGAATAACAGTTAGATATGATGAACCTAACTTTTTATAGTAAAAAGTCTCTCACACATGGCTTATCGTTGTTTATACGGTTGGATATTCAGAGGTTTAGAGTACATATCGAGCAATGTCGAGCGTTACAGTGTCTCTCTCGACATAGCTGTGGTGGCGATGGTCCTGGTTCGAACTCCGCTTGGTAGGGCCAAAGGCTGTTTTCCGTTTCCGAGAGCCAAACATGCGATGCAATGGCTCTGGTCGACGTTACCGGAAGCGAGGAACTGGGCCCGTTTGATGGTCCGTTCTCCGCTCACATCACCTATGCAAGAAAATTACAGAGGATATTATCAACGAGAATGAAAAGTTGTGAAGTTGACGATACTCGTTTGGGTCATTCTGTTTACAAAAGGCGACGGGCAGTCAGTTTCCAAATtgagaatatgaaataaaCCCACCATTGATGTGATGTCACATGTTTTAAATTGCCGTTAGGTCATTTAGATCACCTCTTTTAATCTGAATATAATTTAACGACCAGCGAAAGTGATCATTAATCGAATAAACCCAGATCATGTTGATGTGAATTCtagattttcacatttttccgGTTACAACTCAGGATTTGGACTTTGGAAAACAGATTAAGGATCTTTTTGGTGTCGTGTAAAACTGAAAGATTCTCTGGCAGGACTCGTCTTTCGAAGATAGCAAGACACTAGCAGGCTTATAGAATGCTTGGTCAAGACATTTTGTACGATAATGCGTTTTTGGGAGTGAATATTGAGTCTGAATTTGTACCTGAATGTGTCATGGTTTCACCGCTGAAATTTGTCGAATCATGATATTACACCGTGCCttttttgaaagttgacgagagTCGCAGAAGACGAATTCAACTTACCTGTAGAATTTGGCTAGCCTCAAAGGCGGTCCCTGGCAACAGCATAACGGGACTGCTGACATGTCCACTTTCGACGCATATCATATTTGGAAATTCATCGTCACCAAAGTCAGGAATGTCTCGAGCCTTGTCCTGCCACGGATTCCAAACCACCGTGTCCGGGAAGTTGTATTTTTGAACTCTCATCTTCCTGCCGGAGACGACGTTGGTGATTATGTGTTCCGGCTGTGTGTTTTGGTAGATTCTATCCGTCCATTCGCAAATGGTAACGACATCCCTGCcttcttgaaatatttgattgTCCCTTGTctgaaaattatacatgtaatgtTAACGTgaatgcgaatgaaaatttcaggccTTTCTTCTCAAGCTTATAGCGATGGACATCGGTGGATATGTCAAACCTTGTCGATGAACGTGCATCCGTGCAGTCCGGTCACTTGACACCGCCTTACATCTGGGACCTTGAAGTACGTGTGGAGAAGTAAATTGAAGCTGAAGGTGTGCTCCTTGCTGGGATTGTAGACCCCGATGTTGAAGTGGAGCTCCTTTTCCCGCAGTATCAGCCTGTACGTAACCCTGAACGGATAGTTCCACATTGAGCGTGTGAACTCACTGTCCATTACTGAAAATATCGCTTCCATATCACCGCTTGGCAGACGTTCTGGTGACTTTTCAAGATTCCAACGAACGATCCTAGCGAATCCATGACCTGGACCGAACGTCCACGCTCCAAATTGGGCTGCGAATTTATATAAGATTAACAATTATTCACTGAGATTGGAAGGCATAATGTTAGAAACTGTTGGAAAAAACTGCTAGTTTGATGTTGCGAGGACAATGAAAGGAAACATTACAGACAAGTTTTATCAATCGGAGATTTGTTTTCCAAATGATGAGAAAATAGGATTCTCAGGAAATAGATGGTCATACAATTCGAAGCTGAATGAGTGTACCGAACACTGAAATGCTAACATAAAAACTTCACGGCAGAGACCTGGATTGTGAAAAAAGTCTTACGTGCGACAAATTGAAGCTACTGTAAAACGTATTCATGTTCCACTGTGCAAATGAAACTCGTAATTAACTTCGTGATCTCGTTATACAACGTTATGAGACGATTAATCTtgacaaaaaatcatttcaaaggACGTACAAACCATTAACATCAGGGActtccatccatccatccatccatcattgaaaataataattgtaacatGATTTTGGTAATATTATTGCGATGTTTAAGTTCAGTAattaaatttctaaaaatgtTGGGGATATCGAGCCCGCTGCAAACGTGATTATAAATCGTAAAAACacgataaatttatacttACGAAATACGAATGGAATCCCGCCTCTGATCGCCTTCTTCCCATCGAAAACAGCTTGCttactgaaacaaaaataatgagAATTATCTTCGTTTTAGTCGTTCGAGCCTTGATTGTCATTAGCTAATTGGAATAGCTTTTGGATTGCAATTAATCACTAGAACGAGGGTGAGAGGTTTCGTCTCTTAATCGCAGAGCAAATCGCCCCGTCGAAGGCTGAGAGAAAATCTAAAGAAATCTAATTCTGAAAGAGATTAATCTCGAATTCTGATCGAAATCTCTTTACATACAGCGAGCATCAAAGAAGCTCTGGTTCTCCGATCCTGACGCAATTTTATTCACTGCTTTCCCGCTGATCGTGAGGCGGAACAGGTGGTGCTCGATGAAAACTTAATAATGGATTTTCTCGATCTTATGGGTTTTGTGGCCGCCTGTACTAGAGACTCTTCTTCACGCCTCGACGATCGGCTCCGCATTACTCCCCATTGCGCAAATTCCTTCATTGTCATCGCATCCGCTGCACGTGCCAGCAAAGTGTGAATACACCGAAA
This region of Neodiprion virginianus isolate iyNeoVirg1 chromosome 7, iyNeoVirg1.1, whole genome shotgun sequence genomic DNA includes:
- the LOC124308464 gene encoding glucose-6-phosphate 1-epimerase, with protein sequence MAAATSVVVLDRGNNTTCTINLHGATVVSWRVNNQEQLFVSKQAVFDGKKAIRGGIPFVFPQFGAWTFGPGHGFARIVRWNLEKSPERLPSGDMEAIFSVMDSEFTRSMWNYPFRVTYRLILREKELHFNIGVYNPSKEHTFSFNLLLHTYFKVPDVRRCQVTGLHGCTFIDKTRDNQIFQEGRDVVTICEWTDRIYQNTQPEHIITNVVSGRKMRVQKYNFPDTVVWNPWQDKARDIPDFGDDEFPNMICVESGHVSSPVMLLPGTAFEASQILQVM